A single region of the Oncorhynchus keta strain PuntledgeMale-10-30-2019 chromosome 37, Oket_V2, whole genome shotgun sequence genome encodes:
- the LOC118370249 gene encoding SLIT and NTRK-like protein 6 translates to MPRILTSPHGSTSLTQASFGLATVFLTLHNGYNGQKMLPLILFLCSFFTAACFQDIHPSKVFLSESCDSLCTCEEKDGILYLNCEERNISKISQIKVPSALPFHLNLYKNDLVELNAEDLEGLKNAVSLHLGANSIQELEPGVFSALGSLKKLHINSNFLVTLKEDTFHGLVNLEFLQADTNFIRVVEPGAFSKLIRLKVLILNDNAIEFLPSNIFRFVPLTHLDLRGNQLQTLPYVGFLEHIGRIMELLLEDNDWMCDCEILHLKIWMENMRAQSAIGEVVCSSPHHLRGTILAKIKRDVLCPSHADINLEEPSKSLDMVVTPSSKVAEIPKLEDVVKIPTPSYVPGSPCVEHCSCHNHPVAGFLMHCQDRGIQRISDIGILEQSPTKLVLTGNMIQRLLKYDFVTYDSLELLNLANNRIDYIDNETFLSLSNLKKLYLNGNRIETLSATMFIGLHNLEYLYLEYNIIKEIVPGAFNPLPNLKLLSLNNNLLTSLPLQIFRNVPLTKLNLRKNLLMHLPVSNVLDQLDSLEQIYLEDNPWDCSCDLISLKQWVEKLRKDTVVGSILCHTPRKVEKAELRALRNELLCRGLVTYSFPTDEDETTTVATDGSRSGFFSSITDSVPLSVLILSLLVIFLMVIFCSAGIVAFLVHRRRRRVKKKQAEEQPRESSSPIHLQYSMYGQKTTHHTLGQRTGSTVYDERSHSPIVQICRNPTYCTQHKEYESDLNELDEPKHICRSIMETENTSPLTGSNLKFRAVTSDCPTEFVTLGDASSLYKNILERERVRELQQLGITEYLRKNMSQLQPMVEMQVPGHHEELKLMETIMLSRPRKVMVEQTKNEYFELKANLHTEPDYLEVLEHQTAFN, encoded by the coding sequence CTCCAAGGTATTTCTGAGTGAATCCTGTGACTCATTGTGTACTTGTGAAGAAAAAGATGGCATCCTGTATCTTAACTGTGAGGAGAGAAATATCAGCAAGATCTCCCAAATCAAAGTGCCGTCAGCTCTACCTTTCCACCTCAATCTGTACAAAAACGACTTGGTGGAGTTGAATGCAGAAGACTTGGAAGGTTTAAAGAATGCCGTTTCACTTCATCTCGGGGCTAATAGCATACAAGAGCTTGAACCTGGCGTCTTTAGTGCACTGGGCTCCTTGAAGAAGCTCCACATCAACAGTAATTTCCTGGTCACGTTGAAGGAAGACACTTTTCACGGCTTGGTAAATTTGGAGTTTCTCCAGGCGGACACAAACTTCATCCGTGTTGTCGAGCCGGGGGCATTCAGCAAACTCATCCGCCTCAAAGTTCTGATCCTCAACGACAACGCCATAGAGTTTCTTCCCAGCAATATTTTCCGGTTTGTTCCGCTCACCCACTTGGACCTGCGGGGGAACCAGTTACAAACCCTGCCTTACGTTGGCTTCCTGGAGCACATTGGGCGTATCATGGAGCTTCTTCTGGAGGACAACGACTGGATGTGCGATTGTGAGATCCTTCACCTGAAGATCTGGATGGAGAACATGCGGGCCCAGTCGGCCATTGGGGAGGTGGTCTGCAGCAGCCCCCACCACCTCAGGGGCACCATCCTGGCCAAAATCAAACGGGATGTTCTCTGCCCCTCTCACGCTGATATCAACTTAGAGGAGCCTTCCAAGTCACTGGACATGGTGGTCACTCCGTCTTCCAAAGTGGCAGAGATTCCGAAGTTAGAGGATGTCGTAAAGATTCCGACACCTTCTTATGTTCCAGGGAGTCCTTGTGTGGAGCACTGTTCTTGTCACAATCACCCTGTGGCTGGGTTTTTAATGCATTGTCAGGATAGAGGGATTCAACGGATTTCAGATATTGGAATACTTGAGCAAAGCCCTACCAAGCTGGTGCTCACAGGAAACATGATTCAGAGACTGTTGAAATATGACTTTGTTACATATGACAGTTTAGAGTTATTGAATTTAGCCAACAATCGAATTGATTACATTGACAATGAAACTTTTCTCAGCTTAAGCAATTTGAAAAAACTTTATCTCAACGGCAACAGAATTGAAACCCTTTCCGCGACTATGTTCATTGGACTTCACAACCTTGAATACCTATATTTGGAATATAACATTATCAAAGAAATTGTTCCAGGAGCTTTTAATCCTTTGCCAAATCTCAAACTCTTGTCTTTGAATAACAATctgctgactagtctcccattgcAGATATTTCGCAACGTGCCCCTCACCAAACTGAACCTGAGAAAAAATCTGCTCATGCACCTGCCTGTAAGCAACGTGCTGGACCAGCTTGACTCTTTAGAGCAGATTTATTTAGAGGACAACCCCTGGGACTGCAGCTGTGACTTAATCAGTCTCAAACAGTGGGTTGAGAAGCTGAGGAAGGACACAGTCGTAGGTTCCATTTTGTGTCACACACCGAGAAAAGTGGAGAAGGCTGAGCTGAGGGCCCTTAGAAACGAGTTGCTGTGCCGCGGCCTAGTGACCTACTCCTTTCCCACGGATGAGGACGAGACAACCACAGTGGCGACTGACGGCTCTAGGAGCGGTTTCTTCAGCTCAATCACGGACTCTGTTCCGCTCTCGGTTCTGATCCTTAGCTTGCTCGTCATCTTCCTCATGGTCATCTTCTGTTCAGCAGGGATTGTGGCATTCCTCGTGCACAGACGGCGAAGGAGGGTGAAGAAGAAACAGGCGGAGGAGCAGCCGCGGGAGAGCAGCAGCCCCATCCACCTGCAATACAGTATGTACGGCCAGAAAACCACCCACCACACACTGGGGCAGAGGACCGGAAGCACCGTGTATGACGAGCGCTCACACAGCCCCATCGTCCAGATCTGCCGCAACCCCACCTACTGCACTCAGCATAAAGAATATGAGTCCGACCTCAATGAACTGGACGAACCAAAGCACATCTGTCGTAGCATCATGGAGACAGAGAATACCTCCCCTCTCACAGGCTCTAATTTGAAGTTCAGAGCTGTGACGTCAGACTGCCCAACTGAGTTCGTAACACTCGGCGATGCGAGCTCCCTCTATAAAAACAtactagagagggagagggttaggGAGCTGCAGCAGCTCGGAATTACTGAATACCTCAGGAAAAACATGTCCCAGCTACAACCAATGGTAGAGATGCAGGTTCCAGGACACCACGAGGAACTGAAATTAATGGAGACTATTATGTTGTCGAGACCGAGGAAGGTCATGGTGGAACAAACGAAAAACGAGTACTTTGAACTCAAAGCTAACCTACACACCGAGCCAGATTATTTGGAGGTTCTGGAGCATCAAACTGCATTTAACTGA